One Helianthus annuus cultivar XRQ/B chromosome 12, HanXRQr2.0-SUNRISE, whole genome shotgun sequence genomic region harbors:
- the LOC110893391 gene encoding uncharacterized protein LOC110893391, whose product MVLDDSENTPGTAPIRGIGLRVTNIEGNPLMPRRGIYATNNPSIIDGLAAISKPVNLGKKPENRANSSGDQETMGINDVDWLFEGMENNNMPKGNFQAQGSYASKLKSGSSSSKQKVNFRFLEPKETVEDADVAIPIESVKKVQERFTNVLFGYFLGKRLAFPVVEYFVTKRWEKYGLQKCMMNGKGFFFFKFNSKEGMEQVMQDGPWLIRNIPIFLKYWSTNTELKKEELQKIPVWIKLYDVPLAAYTEDGLSLIASKVGVPKLLDNETARMCSDSWGRSSFARAIVEVDAVKDLKESVSVAIPNMEDGGFLKSSINIEYEWTPPRCSDCHIFGHTLETCPKVVKPIEKQVPNVKTQEDDQGYQVVGKKKTGKPVVKGKQSNVLEKDDIDQDEVREPETETTMFMENSMKDDGLLTGASTPAVEVNDVCRRISKGWEWISNGSLCNKGTRIVIGWNPKDVNVMLLSATMQVMHIQVIFKGENKAMYCSMVYANNDFKERRDLWESLKVHKLFVNNNPWVIMGDFNSALNLGDSYMGASGMSVSMMDFQDCVANIEVFDVNCSGMQFTWNQKPKQGMGIMKKIDRIMINSHFTDAFPNSFAVFQPHRISDHSPCVLKLPGVMRSKPKPFKFPNFLTLKPEFIDVVKDGWDLSIEGVPMFRVVKKLRALKHLLRNLLRKQGNIHVRVTQTRKDLDEIQSRVDKDPANVSLKNLAADCLKKFNEASLDEESFLKQKAKQKWLQLGDANTKFFLITFMQLKLYIPGFSQFVLTPLFINSLSNCNRVTTLLKITELACIGGFTFVTVLSHQQC is encoded by the exons ATGGTGCTTGATGATTCGGAAAATACTCCGGGCACGGCTCCTATTCGAGGGATTGGGCTCCGAGTCACTAATATCGAAGGTAATCCTCTCATGCCTAGACGGGGAATATATGCTACTAACAATCCATCGATTATTGATGGATTAGCTGCTATTTCGAAACCTGTTAATCTGGGTAAAAAACCAGAGAATCGGGCCAATAGCAGTGGGGATCAAGAGACCATGGGAATCAATGATGTTGACTGGTTGTTTGAGGGTATGGAGAATAATAATATGCCAAAGGGTAACTTTCAGGCTCAAGGTTCGTATGCTTCTAAGCTTAAATctggtagtagtagtagtaaaCAGAAGGTGAACTTCCGATTCCTAGAGCCTAAGGAAACGGTAGAAGACGCTGATGTTGCTATACCTATTGAGTCAGTAAAAAAAGTCCAGGAGAGGTTCACAAATGTGTTATTTGGCTATTTTCTGGGAAAGAGATTGGCTTTCCCAGTTGTGGAGTATTTTGTTACTAAAAGATGGGAGAAATATGGACTTCAAAAATGCATGATGAATGGGAAaggtttctttttcttcaagtttAATTCTAAGGAGGGGATGGAACAGGTGATGCAGGATGGCCCTTGGCTTATCAGAAATATTCCTATTTTTTTGAAGTACTGGTCAACTAATACTGAGCTGAAAAAAGAGGAATTGCAAAAGATCCCGGTTTGGATTAAGCTTTATGATGTGCCTCTTGCGGCATATACCGAGGATGGATTGAGCCTTATTGCATCCAAAGTGGGAGTTCCAAAATTGTTAGATAATGAGACAGCCAGAATGTGTTCTGATTCTTGGGGCCGTAGTAGTTTCGCAAGAGCTATTGTAGAAGTTGATGCTGTTAAAGATCTGAAGGAATCGGTCTCGGTGGCTATCCCGAACATGGAGGATGGAGGATTCCTAAAGAGCTCAATCAATATTGAGTACGAATGGACGCCCCCTAGATGTTCTGATTGTCATATTTTTGGTCACACTTTGGAAACATGCCCAAAGGTTGTCAAACCGATTGAAAAGCAGGTCCCTAATGTTAAGACTCAGGAGGACGATCAAGGCTATCAGGTAGTGGGTAAAAAGAAGACAGGGAAGCCAGTGGTGAAGGGTAAACAAAG TAATGTGCTGGAAAAAGATGACATTGATCAGGATGAGGTTAGAGAACCAGAGACTGAAACGACAATGTTTATGGAAAATTCGATGAAGGATGACGGTCTTCTTACAGGGGCAAGCACTCCTGCTGTTGAG GTGAATGATGTATGTAGGAGAATTTCTAAGGGATGGGAGTGGATTTCTAATGGTAGTCTATGTAACAAAGGGACGAGAATTGTTATTGGATGGAACCCGAAAGATGTAAATGTCATGCTTTTATCGGCTACGATGCAAGTGATGCATATTCAGGTTATATTTAAGGGTGAAAATAAGGCTATGTACTGTTCCATGGTATATGCCAATAATGATTTTAAGGAGAGAAGGGATTTGTGGGAATCGCTGAAAGTCCACAAGCTCTTTGTCAATAATAATCCTTGGGTCATTATGGGCGATTTCAACTCGGCCCTTAATTTGGGAGATAGCTACATGGGAGCTTCTGGTATGTCGGTTAGTATGATGGATTTTCAGGATTGTGTTGCTAACATTGAGGTTTTCGATGTTAATTGCTCGGGCATGCAATTTACGTGGAATCAAAAACCAAAGCAAGGAATGGGAATTATGAAAAAGATTGACAGGATTATGATTAATAGCCATTTCACAGATGCTTTTCCAAACTCGTTTGCTGTCTTCCAGCCACACCGTATATCAGATCACTCTCCATGTGTGTTAAAGTTGCCGGGGGTTATGAGGAGTAAACCGAAGCCGTTTAAATTCCCTAACTTCTTAACGCTGAAACCTGAGTTTATTGATGTCGTCAAGGATGGCTGGGATTTGTCTATTGAAGGGGTGCCCATGTTTAGAGTGGTTAAAAAATTAAGAGCTTTAAAACACCTGTTGAGAAACCTGCTTCGAAAACAAGGGAATATTCATGTTCGTGTTACCCAAACTAGAAAAGACCTGGATGAAATTCAGAGTAGGGTTGACAAGGATCCGGCGAATGTGTCTCTCAAGAATTTGGCGGCAGATTGTCTGAAGAAGTTCAATGAAGCTAGTCTAGATGAAGAGAGTTTCTTAAAGCAAAAAGCAAAACAGAAATGGCTGCAACTGGGAGATGCCAACACGAagtttttt CTAATCACATTCATGCAGCTTAAGCTTTACATTCCGGGCTTTTCTCAGTTTGTTTTAACTCCGTTATTCATCAACAGTCTTAGTAATTGTAACCGTGTTACAACGTTGCTCAAAATTACAGAACTAGCATGCATAGGAGGGTTTACATTCGTAACAGTGTTATCACATCAACAgtgttaa